AACATTCCTGTTTGAGAAATGAATAATATCTTTCAAGTTTTGAAATAGGAGTACTCATGAAAAAAAGAAATTTAGTTTTTTTTGCAATTATCACAATTATCATCCTGTTTTCGAATCTGCTTTCTGCATATCAAGTCGATCTGAATTCCTGTAAAAAAGCAGCAGAAAGAAAACTTATTGAATTAAGTAGATCAGATGAGTTTTTCATCAAAGAAATAGTGAATATTCAAAATGAAGATGAACGAATCATATTCCATGTGTTTTTATTAGATCCGAAAGGCTATCTTATCACCACAAATGAAACCAATTTGCCACCTGTGATCGCTTACTCTTTTTCCAACAATTACGATTATAAGATTGAAGAAAATGTTCTCATAAAAATCCTAAAGGCGGATATTCATAATCGTCTTGAAAATATTCCCAATATACCTGATGACTTGATCGAGAGAAGGAATTCAGCGTGGAAAAGCTATTTAAATGAAAACATTGAAAGATCAGATGACAGACCTTTTGAACAATGGCCTCCGGAAGGAACAACACCAACAGGTGGTTGGTTGGAAGAAAACTGGCATCAGAATTCTCCTTATAATAATTTTTGTCCGATGCAGCCTTTTACGAGCGATCGAGCAGTAGCAGGATGTCCGGCTGTAGCGATGGCGCAAATTTTAAATTTTCATCAACAGACAAACAATACTCATTTTAATGATGATGACGACTATTATCATAATTATTCAAGTTATCAATATTGGATAGATGATGATCATGTTTATTGGAGTTTTCCTTCATTTCCGCAATTGAACGATCATCTGGATATTTTGAACGAACATTATCAGAATGATGAAACTATAACGAATGATGATAAAGCAGCAATTACTTTTGCCTGTGGAGTTGCTGCCCAGCAGGTTTATTCTCCTGAAGTTTCAGGAACATTCGGGGTTGATCAGGCTTTTCAGGCTTACCAGAGATTCAGTTTTGATACGACCGAACTTCTCGATGGGAATGATGCTGCTCTTTATGACAGGATTTCCAATAATATGATGAATGCTCTTCCGGTTCATCTTGCGGTTGTAAATCCTCCCTGGACAATGGGTCATAATGTGGTGATCGATGGCTATAACACAGAT
The DNA window shown above is from Candidatus Cloacimonadota bacterium and carries:
- a CDS encoding T9SS type A sorting domain-containing protein, which translates into the protein MKKRNLVFFAIITIIILFSNLLSAYQVDLNSCKKAAERKLIELSRSDEFFIKEIVNIQNEDERIIFHVFLLDPKGYLITTNETNLPPVIAYSFSNNYDYKIEENVLIKILKADIHNRLENIPNIPDDLIERRNSAWKSYLNENIERSDDRPFEQWPPEGTTPTGGWLEENWHQNSPYNNFCPMQPFTSDRAVAGCPAVAMAQILNFHQQTNNTHFNDDDDYYHNYSSYQYWIDDDHVYWSFPSFPQLNDHLDILNEHYQNDETITNDDKAAITFACGVAAQQVYSPEVSGTFGVDQAFQAYQRFSFDTTELLDGNDAALYDRISNNMMNALPVHLAVVNPPWTMGHNVVIDGYNTDEYYHLNFGWGGSYNGWYLLPDEIPYGLTVVEGAIVDINFEEIGIEDENECVKNHLELSNYPNPFNSSTTISFYCHRDAENTEITIYNLKGQKVIQLRITNYELGMNEVIWDGKDDSGKSINSGVYFY